A single genomic interval of Nonomuraea rubra harbors:
- a CDS encoding ABC-F family ATP-binding cassette domain-containing protein gives MSDAFVICSGLSFSWPDDTPVFSGLSFSVGGGRTGLVAPNGAGKSTLLKLIAGELRPSGGDVSVQGVLGYLPQSLPLTQDLTVAEVLGIAPVIAALDAIESGDASEEHFTTIGTDWDIEERTRAQLDRLGLAGLAFDRTLGTLSGGQVVSLGLAAQLLKRPDVLLLDEPTNNLDLPARRRLHDLLGDWNGCLLVVSHDRALLDRMDRIAELDRGELRFYGGGYTAYEEAVRVEQEAAERDVRSAEQELKREKREMQQARERAERRASNAARNLKNAGLPRIFAGNMKRGAQESAGRSGQLHAARVSDAKARLDEAGRALRDDQKIALELPGTHVPAGRTVFHGERLQARGLFAGEGLELIVRGPERIALTGPNGAGKSTLLRMISGDLEPEGGTARRADGRVAYLSQRLDLLDLDRTVAENLAAAAPGMASAERMNLLARFLFRGQRAHLPVGVLSGGERLRATLACVLCAEPAPQLLLLDEPTNNLDLVSVAQLESALAAYEGAFVVVSHDERFLAEIGIERWLELSGGRLLETGPSPV, from the coding sequence ATGTCTGACGCATTCGTCATCTGCTCCGGGCTGTCCTTCTCCTGGCCCGACGACACCCCCGTCTTCTCCGGGCTGTCCTTCAGCGTGGGCGGCGGCCGTACCGGGCTGGTCGCGCCGAACGGCGCCGGCAAGAGCACGCTGCTCAAGCTGATCGCCGGCGAGCTGCGCCCGTCGGGCGGCGACGTGTCGGTCCAGGGCGTGCTCGGCTACCTGCCGCAGAGCCTGCCCCTCACCCAGGACCTGACCGTGGCCGAGGTGCTGGGCATCGCCCCGGTGATCGCCGCGCTGGACGCCATCGAGTCCGGCGACGCCAGCGAGGAGCACTTCACCACCATCGGCACCGACTGGGACATCGAGGAGCGCACCCGTGCCCAGCTCGACCGGCTCGGCCTGGCCGGGCTCGCGTTCGACCGCACGCTCGGCACGCTGAGCGGCGGCCAGGTCGTCTCGCTCGGCCTGGCCGCGCAGCTGCTCAAGCGGCCGGACGTGCTGCTGCTGGACGAGCCCACCAACAACCTCGACCTGCCCGCCCGGCGCCGCCTGCACGACCTGCTCGGCGACTGGAACGGCTGCCTGCTGGTGGTCAGCCACGACCGCGCCCTGCTCGACCGGATGGACCGCATCGCCGAGCTCGACCGCGGCGAGCTGCGCTTCTACGGCGGCGGCTACACCGCCTACGAGGAGGCCGTGCGGGTCGAGCAGGAGGCCGCCGAGCGGGACGTGCGCAGCGCCGAGCAGGAGCTCAAGCGCGAGAAGCGGGAGATGCAGCAGGCCCGCGAGCGGGCCGAGCGGCGGGCGAGCAACGCCGCCCGCAACCTGAAGAACGCCGGCCTGCCGCGCATCTTCGCCGGCAACATGAAGCGCGGCGCGCAGGAGTCGGCCGGCCGGTCGGGGCAGCTGCACGCCGCCCGGGTCAGCGACGCCAAGGCCCGGCTCGACGAGGCCGGGCGGGCGCTGCGCGACGACCAGAAGATCGCGCTGGAGCTGCCCGGCACGCACGTGCCCGCCGGGCGCACGGTCTTCCACGGCGAGCGGCTGCAGGCCCGTGGCCTGTTCGCAGGGGAGGGCCTGGAGCTGATCGTGCGCGGGCCCGAGCGCATCGCGCTGACCGGCCCGAACGGCGCCGGCAAGTCGACGCTGCTCCGGATGATCAGCGGCGATCTGGAGCCGGAGGGCGGCACCGCCCGCCGGGCCGACGGCCGGGTGGCCTACCTGTCGCAGCGGCTGGACCTGCTCGACCTGGACCGCACCGTGGCCGAGAACCTGGCCGCGGCGGCTCCCGGCATGGCCTCGGCCGAGCGGATGAACCTGCTGGCCCGGTTCCTGTTCCGGGGCCAGCGGGCGCACCTGCCGGTGGGCGTGCTGTCCGGCGGGGAACGGCTGCGCGCGACGCTGGCGTGCGTGCTGTGCGCCGAGCCCGCGCCCCAGTTGCTGCTGCTGGACGAGCCGACCAACAACCTCGACCTGGTCAGCGTGGCCCAGCTGGAGAGCGCCCTGGCGGCGTACGAGGGGGCGTTCGTGGTGGTCAGCCACGACGAGCGGTTCCTGGCGGAGATCGGGATCGAGCGGTGGCTGGAGCTGTCCGGCGGGCGCCTGCTGGAGACGGGGCCGTCACCGGTTTGA
- a CDS encoding organic hydroperoxide resistance protein yields MAVSYTGVVTVTGEGRNGGRVQADDGLLDTTLAIPKELGGAGGATNPEQLFAAGWGACFLGAVRRAAAQRKVTLKSTAITVEASLNHDDGEFSLSAVLNLELGGVDQQTAEELGAAAHQLCPYSKATRGNIPVTINAKAV; encoded by the coding sequence ATGGCTGTCAGCTACACCGGCGTCGTCACCGTCACGGGAGAGGGCAGGAACGGCGGGCGCGTCCAGGCCGATGACGGCCTGCTCGACACCACGCTCGCCATCCCGAAGGAGCTCGGCGGCGCGGGCGGGGCCACCAACCCCGAGCAGCTCTTCGCCGCGGGCTGGGGCGCGTGTTTCCTCGGCGCGGTCAGGCGGGCCGCGGCCCAGCGCAAGGTCACGCTGAAGAGCACGGCCATCACCGTGGAGGCGTCCCTGAACCATGACGACGGCGAGTTCAGCCTCAGCGCCGTGCTCAACCTGGAGCTCGGCGGCGTGGACCAGCAGACGGCCGAGGAGCTGGGCGCGGCGGCCCACCAGCTCTGCCCGTACTCCAAGGCGACCCGCGGCAACATCCCGGTCACCATCAACGCGAAGGCCGTCTGA
- a CDS encoding ExeM/NucH family extracellular endonuclease has protein sequence MRVTSRVSAILVVAGLAGSIAALSSPSMAAAAPGTVVISQVYGGGGNSGAPFSNDYVELFNRSSAPVSLDGWSVQYTSASGTGNFAANRAALSGTLAPGQYHLLQLAAGTTPSGALPQPDSVGSVNMSGTAGKVALVRSADGLACNGSTTPCTEDQLAQLADLVGYGTANFSEGTPAPALTNATGGFRKSAGCADTDDNGADFETAAPAPRNSATTPAPCGGGEPTPTPTPTPTPTESCDTPATHQIPQVQGNGDASPVAGQNVRVEGVVTGSFQGSGGLGGFYLQAARPDADPATSEGLFVFSSSPVKAGDRVLVSGKAIEYNGLTEISPATAVNVCGTGTVRRTEIDLPLRKGLTFERYEGMLVTFDDDLAISETYNLARYGELLLAEDERLYQPTDRKGVDTEKDARRRILLDDGSSAQNPATLPYHTQGSNTVRLGDEVRDLTGVLTYGFDVYRVQPTEPVVFRATNPRPVRPERVGGDVRVAGLNTLNWFTTLGSRGATTAEERDRQLAKLVANITTLDPAVAGLMEVERNGDVALNALVDALNAKAGAGTYQAISHPNPGTDLIQTALIYQPAKVTPIGPARSSADPIFNRPPLVQTFGKARGHGSTFTVLVNHFKSKGCTDADGPATGPDADQGDGQSCYNAKRVKQAQAVLSLIGELKLKNALVLGDINAYGEEDPIHTFEDAGLTSPSKKYVEKDERYSYVFEGLSGELDHVLADKGARKLVTGATIWHVNSDEGRFMDYNTEFNPPYLYAPDPFRSSDHDPLLVGLRL, from the coding sequence ATGCGTGTTACGTCCCGGGTCTCGGCGATCCTCGTCGTGGCCGGCCTCGCCGGCTCGATCGCCGCCCTGTCCTCACCCTCCATGGCCGCCGCGGCACCAGGCACCGTGGTCATCAGCCAGGTCTACGGCGGGGGCGGCAACTCCGGCGCCCCCTTCTCCAACGACTACGTCGAGCTGTTCAACCGCAGCTCCGCCCCCGTCTCGCTGGACGGCTGGTCCGTGCAGTACACCAGCGCCAGTGGCACCGGGAACTTCGCCGCCAACAGGGCCGCCCTGTCCGGCACCCTGGCGCCGGGCCAGTACCACCTCCTCCAGCTCGCCGCGGGCACCACGCCAAGCGGCGCGCTGCCCCAGCCCGACAGCGTCGGCTCCGTCAACATGAGCGGCACCGCGGGCAAGGTGGCGCTGGTCCGCTCGGCCGACGGCCTGGCCTGCAACGGCTCGACCACCCCCTGCACCGAGGACCAGCTCGCGCAGCTCGCCGACCTCGTCGGGTACGGCACCGCCAACTTCTCCGAGGGCACCCCCGCCCCCGCCCTCACCAACGCCACCGGCGGGTTCCGCAAGAGCGCCGGCTGCGCCGACACCGACGACAACGGCGCCGACTTCGAGACCGCCGCCCCGGCGCCGCGCAACAGCGCCACCACCCCGGCCCCCTGCGGCGGCGGCGAGCCGACCCCGACGCCCACGCCGACCCCGACGCCCACCGAGAGCTGCGACACCCCGGCCACGCACCAGATCCCCCAGGTGCAGGGCAACGGCGACGCCAGCCCGGTCGCGGGCCAGAACGTCCGGGTCGAGGGCGTCGTGACCGGCTCCTTCCAGGGCTCCGGCGGCCTCGGCGGCTTCTACCTCCAGGCCGCCCGGCCGGACGCCGACCCGGCGACCTCCGAGGGCCTGTTCGTGTTCTCCTCCTCGCCGGTCAAGGCCGGTGACCGGGTGCTCGTCTCCGGCAAGGCGATCGAGTACAACGGCCTCACCGAGATCTCGCCGGCCACCGCGGTGAACGTCTGCGGCACCGGCACGGTCCGGCGTACCGAGATCGACCTGCCGCTCAGGAAGGGCCTCACCTTCGAGCGCTACGAAGGCATGCTCGTCACCTTCGACGACGACCTCGCGATCTCCGAGACCTACAACCTGGCCCGGTACGGCGAGCTGCTCCTCGCCGAGGACGAGCGGCTGTACCAGCCGACCGACCGCAAGGGCGTGGACACCGAGAAGGACGCGCGGCGCAGGATCCTGCTCGACGACGGCTCCAGCGCGCAGAACCCGGCCACGCTGCCGTACCACACCCAGGGCTCGAACACCGTCCGCCTCGGCGACGAGGTGCGGGACCTGACCGGCGTCCTCACCTACGGCTTCGACGTCTACCGCGTCCAGCCGACCGAGCCGGTGGTCTTCCGCGCCACGAACCCGCGCCCCGTCCGCCCCGAGCGGGTCGGCGGCGACGTCCGGGTGGCCGGCCTCAACACGCTCAACTGGTTCACCACGCTCGGCTCGCGCGGCGCCACCACGGCCGAGGAGCGGGACCGCCAGCTCGCCAAGCTGGTCGCCAACATCACCACGCTCGACCCGGCCGTGGCCGGGCTGATGGAGGTCGAGCGCAACGGCGACGTGGCGCTCAACGCCCTGGTGGACGCGCTCAACGCCAAGGCCGGCGCGGGCACGTACCAGGCGATCTCGCACCCGAACCCGGGCACCGACCTCATCCAGACCGCGCTGATCTACCAGCCGGCCAAGGTCACCCCGATCGGCCCGGCGCGCTCCTCCGCCGACCCGATCTTCAACCGGCCGCCGCTGGTGCAGACGTTCGGCAAGGCCAGGGGGCACGGCAGCACGTTCACGGTGCTGGTGAACCACTTCAAGTCCAAGGGCTGCACCGACGCGGACGGCCCGGCCACCGGCCCGGACGCCGACCAGGGTGACGGGCAGAGCTGCTACAACGCCAAGCGCGTCAAGCAGGCCCAGGCCGTGCTGTCCCTGATCGGCGAGCTGAAGCTGAAGAACGCGCTCGTCCTCGGCGACATCAACGCCTACGGCGAGGAGGACCCGATCCACACCTTCGAGGACGCCGGGCTGACCAGCCCGAGCAAGAAGTACGTGGAGAAGGACGAGCGTTACAGCTACGTCTTCGAGGGCCTGTCCGGCGAGCTGGACCACGTGCTGGCCGACAAGGGCGCCCGCAAGCTGGTGACCGGTGCGACCATCTGGCACGTCAACTCCGACGAGGGCCGGTTCATGGACTACAACACCGAGTTCAACCCGCCCTACCTGTACGCGCCCGACCCCTTCCGCTCCTCCGACCACGACCCGCTGCTGGTGGGTCTGCGACTCTGA
- a CDS encoding phosphopantetheine-binding protein — translation MDKADDVVLAEWCDVLDVDVPSADDDFFELGGNSLLAVTLIERIESRLGVEVPLEQFFMDGRLGTLLDGARSAGAR, via the coding sequence GTGGACAAGGCTGACGACGTCGTTCTGGCCGAATGGTGCGACGTGCTCGACGTGGACGTGCCCTCGGCGGACGACGACTTCTTCGAGCTGGGCGGCAACTCCCTGCTCGCGGTCACGCTCATCGAGCGCATCGAGTCGCGGCTGGGCGTCGAGGTGCCCCTTGAGCAGTTCTTCATGGACGGGCGGTTGGGCACGCTGCTCGACGGCGCGCGCTCGGCCGGTGCCCGCTAG
- a CDS encoding ATP-grasp domain-containing protein: MPEPVVPRLGVCHRPDGAANLREVYVAAQGVCEAVMLVRAAVAAAHPDVMRVAERFFECHVLPERGYRELVASLGLRGVTTFHDDELELADELNAAATDPATGPVAGPWDKLVQRRLLSEHGLTSVGAVPVDEPEDLVKGFAALGGRPCVLKPRRAAGGQGVAFLDDERDVRRQLGRRHGWAGLMLETRIDPAPHPTGPAWLGSLVSVETLSAPAGRVHLGVLDKLPVAVTRGAGSAGADAVHVQGDLLPSCLPEERRRAAEEYTGRVLDVLGVRSRLTHTELLITATGFELLEVNGRLAGHTARLFRLLDGPDLVAMALRVAAGQAPEAGLTAMRGAAAGVFPTFADRAGPVRTSLRRRELRALPGVCAVDELAEDGAPKSATQFRMANVTLRAGDRPALDAAVARVLRVLEREMGAER; encoded by the coding sequence ATGCCCGAGCCCGTCGTGCCCAGGCTGGGCGTCTGCCACCGCCCGGACGGCGCCGCCAACCTGCGTGAGGTCTACGTCGCCGCCCAGGGCGTGTGCGAGGCGGTGATGCTGGTCCGGGCGGCGGTCGCGGCGGCCCATCCGGACGTCATGCGGGTCGCGGAGCGGTTCTTCGAGTGTCACGTGCTGCCGGAGCGGGGGTACCGGGAGCTCGTCGCCTCGCTCGGACTGCGCGGCGTGACCACGTTCCACGACGACGAGCTGGAGCTCGCCGACGAGCTGAACGCGGCGGCCACGGACCCTGCGACGGGTCCTGTGGCCGGTCCCTGGGACAAGCTCGTGCAGCGGCGCCTGCTCAGCGAGCACGGCCTGACCTCGGTCGGCGCCGTGCCGGTCGACGAGCCCGAAGACCTGGTCAAGGGGTTCGCCGCGCTCGGCGGCCGTCCTTGCGTGCTCAAGCCCAGGCGGGCGGCCGGCGGCCAGGGCGTCGCCTTCCTCGACGACGAGCGGGACGTGCGGCGGCAGCTCGGCCGGCGCCACGGCTGGGCCGGGCTGATGCTGGAGACGAGGATCGATCCGGCGCCGCATCCCACGGGCCCGGCCTGGCTGGGCAGCCTGGTCTCGGTCGAGACCCTGTCGGCGCCCGCCGGGCGGGTGCATCTCGGCGTGCTCGACAAGCTGCCGGTCGCGGTGACCAGAGGCGCCGGGTCCGCGGGTGCGGACGCGGTGCACGTCCAGGGCGACCTCCTCCCGTCCTGCCTGCCGGAGGAGCGCCGCCGCGCGGCCGAGGAGTACACCGGCCGGGTCCTCGACGTGCTCGGCGTGCGGTCCCGGCTGACCCACACAGAGCTGCTGATCACGGCCACGGGGTTCGAGCTGCTGGAGGTGAACGGGCGCCTGGCCGGGCACACCGCCAGGCTCTTCCGCCTCCTCGACGGGCCCGACCTGGTCGCGATGGCGCTGCGGGTGGCGGCCGGCCAGGCGCCGGAGGCGGGCCTGACCGCGATGCGCGGGGCGGCGGCCGGCGTGTTCCCCACGTTCGCCGACAGGGCGGGCCCCGTACGCACGTCGCTGAGACGGCGCGAGCTGCGCGCGCTGCCCGGCGTGTGCGCGGTGGACGAGCTGGCCGAGGACGGCGCGCCCAAGTCGGCCACGCAGTTCCGGATGGCCAACGTGACGCTGCGCGCCGGGGACCGGCCCGCGCTCGACGCCGCGGTGGCCCGGGTGCTCCGGGTCCTGGAGCGGGAGATGGGGGCGGAACGGTGA
- a CDS encoding MFS transporter, protein MTRWKESLAPLRHRAFRYQFAGFSVSVTGNMLSLVALTVGLLEVTGSGAAAGLALGASTIPLVVFLLIGGVWADRLPRHLVMAGMDLVRGVVQLGLGAMILTGEVNLGLLIGLQVVFGTAQAFHLPAAGGLTAFTVPKEDLQRANALMSITRSLSGIAGPLIAGGLAATIGAGWALLLDGGTFLLSAFLASRIRVPAAPPRADGGLVKELSDGFRLVTRTPWIWTSVACFACTHVAIAVFLVTGPVLALQEQGGALGWALVVAALGVGDVLGDLVLLAGYRPRRPLLVARLAELLLVPALILIALGVPAPVQAVAIALAGAGMTAADSLWITTMQQHVPEDALSKVSSYDWLSSQALRPIGYALGAAAAADGATAAAVLAVMAAVVALPRLVSLAYPSVRELRAPQPEQAPAN, encoded by the coding sequence GTGACGCGGTGGAAGGAGTCGCTGGCGCCGCTGCGGCACCGGGCGTTCAGGTACCAGTTCGCGGGCTTCTCGGTGTCCGTCACCGGGAACATGCTCAGCCTGGTCGCCCTCACGGTGGGGCTGCTGGAGGTCACCGGCTCCGGCGCGGCGGCCGGCCTCGCGCTGGGGGCGAGCACGATCCCGCTGGTCGTCTTCCTGCTGATCGGCGGCGTCTGGGCGGACCGGCTGCCGCGCCACCTGGTGATGGCCGGCATGGACCTGGTCCGCGGAGTGGTGCAGCTCGGCCTCGGCGCGATGATCCTCACCGGGGAGGTCAACCTGGGGCTGCTGATCGGGCTGCAGGTGGTGTTCGGCACGGCGCAGGCGTTCCACCTGCCCGCCGCCGGCGGGCTGACCGCGTTCACCGTGCCGAAGGAGGACCTGCAGCGGGCCAACGCGCTGATGTCGATCACGAGGAGCCTGTCCGGCATCGCCGGGCCGCTGATCGCCGGCGGGCTGGCGGCGACGATCGGCGCCGGCTGGGCGCTGCTCCTGGACGGCGGCACGTTCCTGCTCAGCGCCTTCCTCGCCTCCCGGATCAGGGTGCCGGCGGCTCCGCCGCGCGCGGACGGCGGCCTGGTCAAGGAGCTGTCCGACGGTTTCCGGCTGGTCACCCGCACGCCGTGGATCTGGACGAGCGTCGCCTGCTTCGCCTGCACCCACGTGGCCATCGCCGTGTTCCTGGTCACGGGGCCGGTACTGGCACTCCAGGAGCAGGGGGGCGCGCTCGGCTGGGCGCTCGTCGTCGCGGCGCTCGGCGTCGGCGACGTGCTCGGCGACCTGGTGCTGCTCGCCGGCTACCGGCCCAGACGGCCCCTGCTGGTCGCCAGGCTGGCCGAGCTGCTGCTCGTGCCCGCGCTGATCCTCATCGCCCTCGGCGTGCCCGCCCCCGTGCAGGCGGTGGCGATCGCGCTGGCGGGGGCCGGCATGACGGCAGCCGACTCGCTCTGGATCACCACCATGCAGCAGCACGTTCCGGAGGACGCGCTGTCGAAGGTCTCGTCGTACGACTGGCTGAGCTCGCAGGCGCTGCGCCCGATCGGGTACGCGCTGGGCGCCGCGGCCGCCGCCGACGGCGCCACCGCGGCGGCCGTGCTGGCCGTGATGGCGGCCGTGGTCGCCCTGCCGCGGCTGGTCAGCCTCGCCTATCCGAGCGTACGCGAGCTGCGCGCACCACAGCCCGAACAGGCCCCGGCGAACTGA